Proteins encoded together in one Antennarius striatus isolate MH-2024 chromosome 13, ASM4005453v1, whole genome shotgun sequence window:
- the med13a gene encoding mediator of RNA polymerase II transcription subunit 13a, giving the protein MSSCYVPNGASLEDCHSNLFCLADLTGIKWKRFVSQGPTSAPILFPVTEEDPILCSFSRCLKADVLSVWRRSQRQGRRELWLYWWGDDPNFADLIHQDLAAEDDGLWENGLSYECRTLLFKAIHNLLERCLMNRGFVRIGKWFVKPYEKDEKPINKSEHLSCAFSFFLHGDSNVCTSVEINQHQPVYHLTDEHLAAAQQAPSPFQAILSPFGLNGTLTGQSFKMSDPPTQKLMEEWNQFYPISPGAREGGQEDMDWEDDSLASVEVLVGGVRMVYPACLVLVPHSDVPVVTFVGSSHCTAAAYTGPPQVPASQREPAMSLVTLTPPTSPEEAQAVDPQAAQRLAKPPPPCDAFSVDRTSHHGGKVPRGFARRVMERVWQECSVNRAPNKRKFPATANGPCEEEASDRAGSWDFVEPSQRSYCSCSRYKLVKQRTGSAPSQPPSLGQPPQPPTKHKAGGEKAEKGDKQAKRPQTPFHHRSLANDDAAVAMETDTAAGQRLSLRGQDGGRFMRSSDAIQKAPKLHGGGVGGAGGSEQANSPQPPPLSPHPCERGEESGEGMKNPPTPSNQHFYQPPPEPCLGGAKGGAADDHHGGPEGLNQHFNSSHAHPYPLGGSGYSDPPEPTVYVGVAVRLEEDSSHPPWRFFNLPRRKEAELPPPLLPGDKLRDEAPAPPDGPVSATELMSASQRPLKVSQERLQVYRARRNQHLSAAVADGDHEPEADPYAFEDGDVKFTFSHRKDKGGGEREPGKKHKCEDGGSGPLDDAQRGGAHNRVAPTSLIHETDLVVSINDLDNLFNSDEDELGPGSRRPANGTDEKFNGKEPRPSTLDPVSCISSADLHQMFPTPPSLEQHIMGYSPMNTCSKDYGSMEGGGITSLDGSLSLGGIFKIEVEESFCSPKPVEIRDYSFVYKPEPCQAFVGCSMFAPLKMLPSHCLPPLKLPDECVYRPSWTLGREMLHPLPVMSFLNKDSNIPSVGSAMDPDYTQTYTPQTHTSFMSNSAPPSNSGAGILPSPATPRFSAPTPRTPRTPRTPRGPASVQGSLKYENSDLCSPASTPSTCRPLNSVEPATVASVPEAHSLYVTLILSESVLNLFKDCSFDSCCICVCNMNIRGADAGVYLGGDAAANDAQEPCGCGFSAVVNRRYGNGSGLFLEDELDIIGRGSDVSREAERRFEELLERSGAGRGGERVPDELILLLQDQCTNPFSPISSLEREAAARGPGVAPGPPCVRVEERDYHADCYMALEHGRQFMDNMSGGKVDEALVKSTCLHCWGKQNAVDVSALCSQDVLRVLTSLQPLLQDAIQKKRMVRSWGFQGPLTWQQFHKMAGRGSYGTDESPEPLPIPTFLVGYDYDLVVLSPFGLPYWEKLLLDPFGSQRDVGYLVVCPDSEALLSGARSFFRDLSAVYEACRLGQHRPISKGYPDGIVQVGGAKTPADQPLSDWFLKAAGGNVDAFTKLKLYAQVCRHDLAPYLASQPLDGSLLTQPSPQTSSSQSASTQQSSSASSSAASGASSNGGSSNGSATPSGGTPSAKASSFPPFGSVGGQGGQLGQQVGTQNTGTSGDTSSGQSQGPTEPPESTLEREKIGVPTDGESHAVTYPPAIVVYIVDPFSYEEADGAPGPAPARSGVWTLGLLRCYLEMLHFLPPHVRNSVSVQIVPCQHLLQPVRGEDRHLYAQHLKSLAFSVFTQCRRPLPASTNVKSLTGFGPGLAIDTALKTPERPECLRLYTPPFILAPIKDKQTELGETFGEAAQKYNVLFVGYCLSHDQRWLLATCTDLYGELLETCIISIDVPNRARRKKGSVRRLGLQKLWDWCLGLVQMTSVPWRVVIGRLGRIGHGELKDWSILLSRRNLQSLSRRLKEMCRMCGISSSDTPSILSVCLVAMEPQGSFVIMPDSVSTGSVFGRSTTLNMQTSQLSTPQDTSCTHILVFPTSAFVQVASSNYTNIDTNIDILNATTDGSDAIGIIDLLDQENELVDPDIINISPTTSPVHSPGSHYHHGGDGSKGQSTDRMESHEEVPNLLQQPLALGYFVSTAKAGPLPDWFWSACPQAQNQCPLFLKASLHLHVSSVQSDELLHSKHSHPLDSNQTSDVLRYVLEQYNALSWLTCDPATQDRRSCLPVHFVVLNQMYNFIMNML; this is encoded by the exons CGGAGGACGACGGGCTGTGGGAGAACGGTCTTTCCTACGAATGTCGGACGCTGCTCTTCAAAGCCATCCACAACCTGCTGGAGCGCTGCCTCATGAACCGCGGCTTCGTTCGCATCGGGAAGTGGTTCGTCAAGCCCTACGAGAAGGACGAGAAGCCCATCAACAAGAG cgAGCACCTATCCTGcgccttctccttcttcctgcaCGGGGACAGTAACGTGTGCACCAGCGTGGAGATCAACCAGCACCAGCCCGTCTACCACCTGACGGACGAACACCTGGCCGCCGCCCAGCAGGCGCCCAGCCCCTTCCAAG CGATCCTGAGCCCGTTCGGCCTCAACGGGACCCTGACCGGCCAGTCATTCAAGATGTCCGACCCCCCCACGCAGAAGCTGATGGAGGAGTGGAACCAGTTCTATCCCATCAGCCCCGGCgccagggagggggggcaggaggacATGGACTGGGAGGACGACTCGCTGGCGTCGGTGGAGGTCCTCGTCGGGGGGGTGAGGATGGTGTACCCCGCCTGCTTGGTGCTGGTGCCCCACTCGGATGTCCCCGTCGTGACCTTCGTAGGGTCATCACACTGCACCGCCGCCGCCTACACGGGCCCCCCCCAAGTGCCTGCGTCCCAACGAGAGCCCGCCATGTCTCTGGTGACGCTCACCCCCCCCACGTCGCCCGAGGAGGCGCAGGCAG tggACCCCCAGGCAGCCCAGAGGTTAGCGAAGCCGCCGCCGCCCTGCGACGCCTTCAGCGTGGACCGGACCAGTCACCACGGGGGCAAAGTCCCGCGGGGGTTCGCCCGCCGGGTGATGGAGCGTGTCTGGCAGGAGTGCAGCGTCAACCGAGCACCGAACAA gaggaagtTCCCGGCCACCGCCAACGGTCCCTGCGAGGAGGAAGCGAGCGACAGAGCGGGGAGCTGGGACTTCGTGGAGCCGTCTCAGAGGTCGTACTGCAGCTGCTCAAG GTACAAGTTGGTGAAGCAGCGaacaggctccgcccccagccAGCCCCCGTCTTTGGGtcagcccccccagccccccaccaAGCACAAAGCCGGGGGGGAGAAAGCGGAGAAGGGTGACAAGCAGGCGAAGCGCCCCCAGACGCCGTTCCACCACCGCAGCCTAGCCAACGACGACGCCgccgtcgccatggagacggaCACCGCCGCAGGCCAGAGGCTGTCCCTGAGGGGGCAGGACGGGGGCCGCTTCATGCGATCATCCGACGCCATCCAGAAAGCCCCCAAGCTGCACGGCGGGGGGGTCGGCGGCGCCGGCGGGTCTGAACAGGCCAACTCCCCCCAGCCCCCGCCACTCAGCCCCCACCCCTGCGAACGCGGCGAGGAGTCGGGAGAGGGCAtgaagaacccccccacccccagcaaCCAACACTTCTACCAGCCGCCTCCGGAGCCCTGCCTGGGGGGGGCGAAGGGCGGCGCTGCCGATGACCACCACGGGGGTCCGGAGGGGCTGAACCAGCACTTCAACTCCAGCCACGCCCACCCCTACCCCCTGGGGGGGTCAGGCTACTCCGACCCCCCCGAGCCCACCGTCTACGTAGGGGTGGCGGTCCGCCTGGAGGAGGACAGCTCGCACCCCCCCTGGAGGTTCTTCAACCTGCCCCGGAGGAAAGAGGCGGAGCTGCCCCCCCCACTGTTGCCGGGAGACAAGCTGAGGGACGAGGCACCGGCGCCGCCGGACGGCCCGGTGTCGGCCACAGA ACTGATGTCGGCGTCCCAGCGGCCCCTGAAGGTGTCCCAGGAGCGCCTGCAGGTGTACCGCGCCCGCAGGAACCAGCACTTATCGGCCGCCGTCGCCGACGGCGACCACGAGCCGGAGGCGGACCCCTACGCCTTCGAGGACGGGGACGTCAAGTTCACCTTCTCCCACAGGAAGGACAAGGGGGGGGGCGAGCGAGAGCCGGGCAAGAAGCACAAG TGTGAAGACGGAGGCAGCGGCCCATTGGATG acgCTCAGCGGGGGGGCGCCCACAACCGCGTGGCCCCCACCAGCCTGATCCACGAGACCGACCTGGTGGTGTCCATCAACGACCTGGACAACCTGTTCAACTCGGACGAGGACGAGCTGGGG CCTGGATCCAGACGACCGGCAAACGGAACGGACGAGAAGTTCAACGGGAAGGAACCCAGACCGTCCACGCTGGACCCGGTGTCCTGCATCA GCTCGGCCGACCTCCACCAGATGTTCccgacccccccctccctggagCAGCACATCATGGGCTACTCCCCCATGAACACGTGCAGCAAGGACTACGGCAGCATGGAGGGCGGGGGCATCACCTCGCTGGACGGCTCCTTGTCGCTGGGGGGGATCTTCAAGATCGAGGTGGAGGAGAGCTTCTGCAGCCCTAAGCCGGTGGAGATCAGG gaTTACTCGTTCGTGTACAAGCCGGAGCCGTGCCAGGCCTTCGTGGGGTGCTCCATGTTCGCCCCCCTCAAGATGCTGCCCAGCCACTGCCTCCCCCCCCTCAAGCTCCCCGATGAGTGCGTCTACCGGCCCAGCTGGACCCTGGGGAGAGAGATGCTGCACCCCCTCCCCGTCATGAGCTTCCTCAACAAGGACAG taACATCCCCAGCGTGGGCAGCGCCATGGATCCGGACTACACCCAGACCTACACCCCCCAAACGCACACATCCTTCATGTCCAACAGCGCCCCCCCCAGCAACAGCGGCGCCGGCATCCTGCCGTCGCCCGCCACCCCTCGCTTCTCCGCCCCGACGCCTCGCACGCCACGAACGCCACGCACCCCCCGCGGCCCCGCCAGCGTCCAGGGCTCGCTGAAGTACGAGAACTCGGACCTGTGCTCGCCGGCGTCCACCCCCTCCACCTGTCGCCCCCTCAACTCGGTGGAGCCGGCGACCGTGGCGTCCGTCCCAGAAGCCCACAGCCTGTACGTGACGCTCATCCTGTCGGAGTCGGTCCTCAACCTGTTCAAGGACTGCAGCTTCGACAGCTGCTGCATCTGCGTGTGCAACATGAACATCAGGGGCGCCGACGCGGGGGTGTACCTGGGGGGCGACGCCGCCGCCAACGACGCCCAGGAGCCGTGCGGCTGCGGCTTCAGCGCCGTGGTCAACCGGCGCTACGGCAACGGCTCGGGCCTCTTCCTGGAGGACGAGCTGGACATCATTGGGCGGGGCTCCGACGTCAGCCGGGAGGCGGAGCGACGCTtcgaggagctgctggagaggagCGGCGCGGGCCGGGGGGGGGAGCGCGTCCCCGACGagctcatcctcctcctccaggatcAGTGCACCAACCCCTTCTCGCCCATTTCCAGTCTGGAGCGGGAGGCGGCGGCCCGGGGGCCGGGCGTGGCCCCGGGGCCGCCCTGCGTGAGGGTGGAGGAGCGGGACTACCACGCCGACTGCTACATGGCGCTGGAGCACGGCAGGCAGTTCATGGACAACATGTCGGGGGGGAAGGTGGACGAGGCGCTGGTGAAGAGCACCTGTCTGCACTGCTGGGGCAAACAGAACG CGGTGGACGTCAGCGCTCTGTGCTCTCAGGACGTCCTGCGCGTCCTGACGTCCCTCCAGCCGCTGCTGCAGGACGCCATCCAGAAGAAGAGGATGGTGCGCTCGTGGGGCTTCCAGGGGCCCCTCACCTGGCAGCAGTTCCACAAGATGGCTGGGCGGGGCTCTTACG gcacGGACGAGTCCCCCGAGCCGCTGCCCATCCCCACCTTCCTGGTGGGCTACGACTACGACCTGGTGGTGCTGTCCCCGTTCGGGCTGCCCTACTgggagaagctgctgctggacccCTTCGGGTCCCAGCGGGACGTGGGGTACCTGGTGGTCTGTCCCGACAGCGAGGCTCTGCTCAGCGGGGCCAGGAGCTTCTTCAGGGACCTGAGCGCCGTGTACGAG GCGTGTCGCCTCGGCCAGCACCGCCCCATCTCCAAAGGCTACCCCGACGGCATCgtccaggtgggcggggccaagaCGCCGGCGGACCAGCCGCTCAGCGATTGGTTCCTGAAGGCCGCCGGCGGGAACGTCGACGCCTTCACCAAACTCAAACTCTATGCACAAGTGTGTCGCCACGACCTCG CGCCATACCTCGCTTCGCAGCCGTTGGATGGCTCCCTCCTCACACAGCCCAGCCCCCAAACCtcatccagccaatcagcatccacACAACAGtctagctccgcctccagctccgCCGCATCAGGTGCCTCCAGTAACGGCGGGTCGTCCAACGGCTCGGCGACGCCCAGCGGCGGGACGCCGTCCGCCAAGGCCTCCTCGTTCCCGCCTTTCGGGAGCGTTGGGGGTCAGGGGGGGCAGCTGGGACAGCAGGTCGGCACCCAGAACACTGGAACCTCAGGGGACACCTCCAGCGGCCAATCCCAGGGGCCCACGGAGCCCCCAGAAAG CACTTTGGAGCGGGAGAAGATCGGCGTCCCGACGGACGGCGAGTCCCACGCCGTCACCTACCCCCCCGCCATCGTGGTCTACATCGTGGACCCCTTCAGCTACGAGGAGGCGGACGGCGCCCCGGGGCCGGCGCCGGCCCGCTCCGGCGTGTGGACGCTGGGTCTGCTGCGCTGCTACCTGGAGATGCTGcacttcctgcccccccacgTCCGCAACTCCGTCTCCGTACAG ATCGTCCCCTGCCAGCACCTCCTCCAGCCGGTGCGGGGGGAGGACCGCCACCTGTACGCCCAGCACCTCAAGTCGCTCGCCTTCTCCGTCTTCACTCAGTGCCGCCGGCCGCTGCCCGCCTCCACCAACGTCAAGTCGCTGACGGGCTTCGGGCCGGGCCTCGCCATCGACACGGCGCTGAAGACCCCGGAG AGGCCGGAGTGTCTGCGTCTCTACACGCCCCCCTTCATCCTCGCCCCCATCAAGGACAAGCAGACGGAGCTGGGGGAGACGTTCGGGGAGGCGGCGCAGAAATACAACGTTCTGTTCGTGGGCTACTGTCTGTCCCACGACCAGCGCTGGCTGCTGGCCACCTGCACCGACCTGTACGGGGAGCTGTTGGAGACCTGCATCATCAGCATCGACGTGCCCAACAG ggcgcggaggaaaaagggcTCCGTCCGGCGGCTCGGCCTGCAGAAGCTGTGGGATTGGTGCCTGGGGCTGGTGCAGATGACATCAGTCCCCTGGAGGGTGGTGATTGGCCGACTGGGGAGGATAGGGCACGGCGAGTTAAAAG ACTGGAGTATTCTGCTGAGCAGGAGGAACCTCCAGTCGCTGAGTCGCCGTCTGAAGGAAATGTGTCGAATGTGCGGCATCAGTTCCTCGGACACTCCCAGCATCCTCAGCGTGTGTTTGGTCGCCATGGAGCCGCAGGGGTCCTTCGTCATCATGCCAG ACTCGGTGTCGACGGGCTCGGTGTTCGGCCGCAGCACCACCCTCAACATGCAGACATCCCAGCTGAGCACCCCCCAGGACACGTCCTGCACCCACATCCTGGTCTTCCCCACCTCCGCCTTCGTCCAGGTGGCCAGCTCCAACTACACCAACATCGACACCAACATCGACATCCTGAACGCCACCACAG ACGGATCCGACGCCATCGGCATCATCGACCTGCTGGACCAGGAGAACGAGCTGGTGGACCCGGACATCATCAACATCtcccccaccacctcccccGTGCACTCCCCCGGCTCACACTACCACCACGGGGGCGACGGCAGCAAG GGCCAGAGCACCGACCGCATGGAGTCCCACGAGGAGGTGCCCAACCTGCTGCAGCAGCCGCTCGCCCTCGGGTACTTCGTCTCCACGGCCAAAGCCGGACCGCTTCCCGACTGGTTCTGGTCGGCCTGTCCGCAGGCGCAGAACCAGTGTCCGCTCTTCCTCAAG gcctCTTTGCACCTCCACGTGTCTTCAGTGCAGTCAGACGAGCTGCTGCACAGCAAACACTCCCACCCCCTCGACTCCAACCAGACCTCAGACGTGCTCAG ATACGTGCTGGAGCAGTACAACGCCCTCTCCTGGCTGACCTGCGACCCGGCCACGCAGGACCGCCGCTCGTGTCTGCCCGTCCACTTCGTGGTGCTCAACCAGATGTACAACTTCATCATGAACATGTTGTAA